The DNA sequence GATTGCAAAGAatggtttcctgcgacgttgagcGTTACATTGCAATGGGTGAAATTGTAGACATGGCTGGAAGCTGACCTGGACTGAGTTTGAACTGATGACAATGGATGGAGAACTTGTCTTGAAGTGGAAGCAGGCTTGGCATTGTCGATGATGTTGGACATGATTTTCTGCTCGTTTTCATCACCGGAGTCGTAGTCATCTAGGCCCTGCTCGGAGTTGTGACCCGTTATGTTTTTGATCTCGCATTTTGGAATACCGgagcttttcaatttcttcacaaCGGTCTTTCTTGCACTGTGGTTGGTTAGCTTCTTTTCGGGGCAGACATCTTTTAACGGTGAgtcctctttcattgttttcattatgtTATTGATTGTATTCTTGCCCATCGGTGTTTTCTTGTACCACACGGCGCTGGTTTGAGCAGCCACCACATTGTGTTTATCAAAGAGCGAGGGGTTTGGTTGCCTAACTGGCCGTTTTGCCATAGtatctcctcttcttccttcgtcaggctttttgctttgttgggtCGTTTTCCCATCCCTTGTTCGCGCAGCTTTCTCGCCTTCCCTTCCAACACTTTCCTCGAAGACAGGAACtctgtatccctcacgatagactttggataatttttgcttcttaaatGTCGATCTAAAGCCGCCTGCATCACCTTTAGCGAGTCTGGCTCGTAGTCTTGgccgttttcttttctcagcTCAGCGTAGAATTGCGAAAGGGCTTCGTTCAATTCTGGGATGTCGTAGCTTTCTAGCTGTTCCTCCTTTCCCCTAGTTTTCgcccacttttcaaaaattcctttCCAATAGCCTGTGcttcgttttgtgtttttgttttcactttcgcaTTTCAAAAGTTCAATTAATTCGTCGTCCGCTTCAATAAAACGACAAGCCATTGTTGCAACAAAAACTTGATAACAAATTTCAAGATAACGAACGGTTGCTATGCAACGGATTAGCCAATCATTAACAGGTAATCATGCTCTCTCTTGATTACTAAAAATGCCctcgattaagaaaaaaatgccctctctctcaaccaatcagcgctcagtaattttgccctttattgataGCTAATCTAAAGCTACtgcttttttaccgttctcgttaGTTGCCTTCGCCGTCGTCGTTACTTAAGCTCCAAACGCGAACTGCGGACTGGGTTTATCAAAACATCTgtagaaaggtaaaactgagagaaacggATAGCGGACTAGCATAAAAGACACATAAAACAGTACTTTCAGCTCCTTGCCTCACAAACAAATTTAAGCCCAATACACCGAATGGTTacggagaaattctcttctaaaaactcgaaattttaccTAGAATGTATGGatcattaacttttttgccacacagcaattttgtagtttttgatggcggatatttccttcaatattgcttgcaaagagctgaaaattgcacaaattgctcaaattaatcagctctttcaacttttgcattCAGATCATATGTACGGCCACGGCTTCTATGAGTAAGGTGATTCcatggttttgcactgcgcatctcttactgcgcataagatggccgccgtaaaaaggAGCATGTGAAGTTGCATTAttaagttgactgaagagaaacgctattggaatttttgcttgcggttgtttcttgccgaggtgagactcaatgtgttgggaatctgcataacgtaagcagtacgcatGTTGCTGAGTTCTTcttcacggagaacctcgatagtggatgtttaacttgtgcttactcactttgattttcatttaaacgctttctttctcacattgtgtcctaaatgcgatatctcgatgtaaattctgtaaaaacggatttttaatactttctttcccgtttcacatacattctattttgaaactcgccccagtcctctatcaaaaatcggagaaaatgcatttggtgcgcactttctgcagctctaccgcaaaaacgagtacggtgacccccattttttatttcatgattttaataaggacagtgcttcctttcgatgagaaaaaaattggcac is a window from the Porites lutea chromosome 10, jaPorLute2.1, whole genome shotgun sequence genome containing:
- the LOC140949543 gene encoding uncharacterized protein KIAA1958-like translates to MACRFIEADDELIELLKCESENKNTKRSTGYWKGIFEKWAKTRGKEEQLESYDIPELNEALSQFYAELRKENGQDYEPDSLKVMQAALDRHLRSKNYPKSIVRDTEFLSSRKVLEGKARKLREQGMGKRPNKAKSLTKEEEEILWQNGQLGNQTPRSLINTMWWLLKPAPCGTRKHRWARIQSIT